A stretch of DNA from Streptomyces xanthii:
CCGAAGCGGTCGCCGCCCGCGTCGAAGCGGCGGCCGGCGACCCCCTCCCCGACCACGGCACCGGAGCCGAAGCAGCCCTGCGCACCCTCGTCACCGCCCTCACCCAAGGCGCCGCCGACCCCGCCGACCCGCTGTGCGCGGCCCACCTCCACTGCCCGCCCCTCGCCGTCGCCACCGCCGCCGACCTCGCCGCGAGCGCCCTCAACCCCTCCATGGACTCCTGGGACCAGGCCCCCGCCGCCTCCGTCCTCGAAACCCTGATCACCGGCACCCTCGCCCGCGAGGTCTACCCGCACGCCGACACCGACGCCGGCACCGCCCCGGACGCCCTCGTCACCACCGGCGGCACCGAAGCCAACCAGCTCGCCGTCCTCCTCGCCCGCGAGACCCACCGCACCACCCGCCCCGTCCAGCTCATCACCGGCGCCAACGCCCACCACAGCCTCACCCGCGCCGCCTGGCTCCTCGGCCTGCCCGAACCGATCGTGCTGCCCACCCCCAACGGCACCCTCGACCCCGCCACCCTCGACGAGGCCCTCACCGACCTCCCCGGCCCCCGGCTCGTCGCCGCCACCGCGGGCACCACCGACGCCGGCCTCATCGACCCGCTCCCCGAGATCGCCGACCGCTGCGCCGCCCACGGCGCCCGCCTCCACATCGACGCCGCCTACGGCGCCGGCCTCCTGTTCAGCCCCCACCACCGCGCCGCGCTGACCGGACTCGACCGCGCCCACACCGTCACCCTCGACTTGCACAAACTCGGCTGGCAACCCGTGGCCGCCGGACTCCTCGCCGTACGCCACCCCACCGACCTGGCCCCCCTCACCCACCAGGCCGACTACCTCAACGCCGACGACGACACCGAAGCCGGACTCCCCGACCTCCTCGGCCGCTCCCTGCGCACCACCCGCCGCCCCGACATCCTCAAGATCGCCGTCACCCTCAAGGCCCTCGGCCGCACCGGCATCGCCGCCCTCGTCGACCAGGTCGTCGCCCTCGCCCACCACCTGGCCCGCCTCGTCGACCTCCACCCCGGCCTCGACCTCTACGACACCCCCACCCTCACCACCGTCCTGTTCCGCCCCACCGGCGCGAACGACGACGACATCGCCGAGATCCGCCGCCGCCTGCTCACCGAAGGCCGCGCCGTCCTCGGCCGCGCCCGCGTGGACGGCCGCCTCTGGCTCAAGGCCACCCTCCTCAACCCGCACACCGACCCCGGCGACCTCGCCGCGCTCCTGAAACTGGTGGAAGGACACACCCCCCGATGACTGCCGCGCCCGCACCGCAGCCCCCGCACACCCCCACCGACGCACCCCGCGACCTCGTCGGCATCGGCATCGGCCCCTTCAACCTCTCCCTCGCCGCCCTCGCCCACCCCCTCACCGAACTCGACACCGTCTTCTACGAACAGCGCCCCGCCTTCCACTGGCACCCCGGCCTGCTCATCGACGGCGCCACCCTCCAGGTCCCCTTCCTCGCCGACCTCGTCACCCTCGCCGACCCCGCCAGCCCCTGGTCCTTCCTCAACTACCTCAAGACCCGCGAACGCCTCTTCCCCTTCTACTTCGCCGAGCGCTTCCACATCCAGCGCGCCGAGTACGACGCCTACTGCCGCTGGGTCAGCGAGAACCTCCCCGGACTCCACTACGGCCACCAGGTCGACGCCGTCCGCTGGAACGCCGAACGCGCCCTGTTCGAAGTCGACTACACCCAACTCGACGCCCACGGCGAAGCCGAAGCCCTCGGCCGCACCCACACCCGCAACATCGCCCTCGGCATCGGCACCGAACCCTTCGTCCCCGCCCCCCTCAAACCCCTCGCCGACGCCCCCACCGTCCCCGTGATCCACTCCGCCGACTACCTGAACCACCGCGAACGCCTCCTCGCCGCCGACCACGTCACCGTCATCGGCAGCGGCCAGTCCGGCGCCGAGATCTTCCTCGACCTCCTGCGCCGCCGCCCCACCGGCCGCGAGAACCTCCACTGGCTCGCCCGCACCCAGGCCTTCGCCCCCATGGAATACAGCAAACTCGGCCTCGAACACTTCACCCCCGACTACACCCGCTACTTCCACGCCCTCCCCGAACCCGTACGCGACGGACTCGTCCCCGCCCAGTGGCAGCTCCACAAGGGCATCGACGCCGACACCATCGCCGCCATCCACGAAGAGCTCTACCAGCGCACCCTCCACGGCGGCTGGCCCGACGTCACCCTCACCCCCGGCGTCGGCGTCCGCACCGCCGGCCGCCTCGCCGACCAGCGCATCGAACTCCACCTCGAACACCAGGAACAAGGCGTCCGCACCCGCCTCACCACCGACGCCGTCGTCCTCGCCACCGGCTACAAGGAACGCCCCCTCGGCCGCATCCTGTCCGGCCTCGACCCCCACATCCAGCGCGACGCCTCCGGCCGCCCCCGCATCGACGACCAGTTCCGCCTCGTCCTCGACGACACCGTCCAAGGCGCCGGCGGCCGCGTCTACGTACAGAACGCCGAACGCCACACCCACGGCGTCGGCGCCCCCGACCTCGGACTCGCCGCCTGGCGCAGCGCCACCATCCTCAACAGCCTCACCGGCAAGGACCCCTACCCCCAGCCCCGCCGCACCGCCTTCACCACCTTCGGCCTCACCCCGAACGAGGAACGCGCCCCCCAAGGCCACACCGGACCCGGAGAGCGCGCTCTCGTGGAACTTCAGGACGACCTCGACCGGAGATGACCCCGGCCGCAACCGCCGGCCGGAACTACTGGGCGAACACCGGCGTCCCGGCCCGCGTCAGCCGCCAGTCCACCGACGCGAAGTCCGCCGGGTCCAGGACGCCCTTCGCCGTCACCCACTCCGCGATCCGCGTACGGATCTCCGTCGACTCCGACCACAACTCCTGGGCGTTCGCCACGTGCGGGAACGCACCGCCACCGTTCGCCCGGTAGTTGTTCACCGCGAACACGAACTTCGCCGCGTCATCCAGATCCTTGCCGCCGAACTTCAGATTCTTGATCCGCGAACCGGCCGGCTGCGCGATGTCGATGTCGTACGACAGCCCCGACACATAGTCGTAGTTGTAGTCCGGCCGGTTCCCCGCGTTCGTCAGCTTCTCCACGTCCACCGGCGCGTCCGGCGCCGTCTGCACGAAGTACTCCGCCGAGAACTCCAGGTACGCCCGCAGCTGCGCACCCGTCATCAACTTCGCGACCAGCGTGTTGTCGTACACGTACAAGCTCGACAGATCCCGGATCGTCACCTCGCCCGCCGGGATCGCCGAGGTCCGCGAGAACGGCGACGCCTGCGACAGCACCGGCAGCGACGCGTACTCCGTCGACTTCAGCGCCTCCGTCACCACGTCCGCCTGCACCTTGTTGATCAGGTCGATGATCGGCGCGTCCTTGTACCGCGCGTCCACCGTCGTCAGCTCGACCTTCGCCGAACCCACCACCTGGTTCACGTACTTCACCACCAGCGCGTGCTGCGCCGCCAGCAGCTTCGTGATCGCCGGATCGTCCGGCACCGTGTTCGAGTTCAGCAGCTTCGACGTCACCGACGCCACCGTCCAGCGACCCTTCACCCACTCCAGCTCGAAGTCGAACCGCGCGAGCCGCTCCGCGTAGCACAGCGGCTCCGCGAGGACGACCGGCCGGCCCGTTTCCTCGTTCGTCACCACCTGCTGCTCGATCTCCACGTGCGCGTGCCCCACCAGGATCGCGTCGATCCCCGGCACCTTCGCCGCCACCCGCGCCGCCGCGTTCTCCACGTACGGCAGCTGGTCACCCCACGACGACGTGCCCGACGCGCCCGAGTGCGCCGACACGATCACCACGTCCGCACCCATCGACCGCAGCTTCGGCACCCACTTCGCCGCCTGCTCCTCCAGCCCCGGGAACTTCAGCTTCCCCTGCACGTACGCCTTGTCCCAGATCGCGATGCCCGGGTTCGTCAGCCCCAGGACCGCCACCTTCACGTCCTTGCCGTGCGGCGTGCGCAGCGTCCTGATCACGTACGGCGCGAACGCCGGCTTCTCCGTCTTCGCGTCCACCGCGTTCGCCCCCAGCAGCGGGAAACGCAGCTGCGACTCGAACTTGCGCAGCGTGTCGATGCCGTAGTTGAACTCGTGATTGCCGAGAGCCGCCGCGTCGTACCCGATCGCGTTCATCGCCTGCGCCATCGGATGCACCGGACCGTTCGCCGCCGTGATCGGATCCACGCGCGCGAAGTAGTACGTCAGGGGAGTGCCCTGGATCGTGTCACCCGCGTCGATCAGCAGCGTGTTGCCCCGGCCCTCCTCCTCACGGATCCTCGACACCAGCGTCGAGATCCGCGACAGACCCTGCGCGTTGCCCGCCGCGTCCTTGTACTCGGCGTCCTTGTAGTAGTCCCAGTTGAAGACGTGACCGTGCAGGTCCGTCGTGCCCATGACCGTGAACGCGTACCGCTTCCTCGGCTTCCCGCGGCCCGGAGCGCCCGTGGCGGCCTCGGCCGACGGCGCCACGGCACCACCGGCCAGCGCGACACCCGCACCGGTCGCGGCGGACTTGCCCAGGAAGGATCTGCGGTTCAACGACATGGACGTGCTCCTGACCTACGGACGAACGACAGTTGGTGACGCGCGTAGATTCTGGACCAGGAACACCGACCCGCAACACCCCCCGCACATTTCGATCCGGTGACCGGCCGACGAACCACCCCGCCCGCACGCTCATCAGAGCAGCCACCCGCACAGATACAAGACTTGTCAACAGTCCTTCGGGTAAAGCTTGTTGAGTCGTCATGTCGCACCAAATCTCTACCCGCCGGTAAGCCCTAGGCTCGAAACATGCGCCGAGCAAAAATCGTCTGCACCCTGGGCCCCGCCACCGACTCGTACGACCAGATCAAGGCA
This window harbors:
- a CDS encoding pyridoxal phosphate-dependent decarboxylase family protein, with protein sequence MRTLPPLAGGTDGPDALRPLLDTVLDALRTGGADRGGPLPAGGPEAVAARVEAAAGDPLPDHGTGAEAALRTLVTALTQGAADPADPLCAAHLHCPPLAVATAADLAASALNPSMDSWDQAPAASVLETLITGTLAREVYPHADTDAGTAPDALVTTGGTEANQLAVLLARETHRTTRPVQLITGANAHHSLTRAAWLLGLPEPIVLPTPNGTLDPATLDEALTDLPGPRLVAATAGTTDAGLIDPLPEIADRCAAHGARLHIDAAYGAGLLFSPHHRAALTGLDRAHTVTLDLHKLGWQPVAAGLLAVRHPTDLAPLTHQADYLNADDDTEAGLPDLLGRSLRTTRRPDILKIAVTLKALGRTGIAALVDQVVALAHHLARLVDLHPGLDLYDTPTLTTVLFRPTGANDDDIAEIRRRLLTEGRAVLGRARVDGRLWLKATLLNPHTDPGDLAALLKLVEGHTPR
- a CDS encoding lysine N(6)-hydroxylase/L-ornithine N(5)-oxygenase family protein; this encodes MTAAPAPQPPHTPTDAPRDLVGIGIGPFNLSLAALAHPLTELDTVFYEQRPAFHWHPGLLIDGATLQVPFLADLVTLADPASPWSFLNYLKTRERLFPFYFAERFHIQRAEYDAYCRWVSENLPGLHYGHQVDAVRWNAERALFEVDYTQLDAHGEAEALGRTHTRNIALGIGTEPFVPAPLKPLADAPTVPVIHSADYLNHRERLLAADHVTVIGSGQSGAEIFLDLLRRRPTGRENLHWLARTQAFAPMEYSKLGLEHFTPDYTRYFHALPEPVRDGLVPAQWQLHKGIDADTIAAIHEELYQRTLHGGWPDVTLTPGVGVRTAGRLADQRIELHLEHQEQGVRTRLTTDAVVLATGYKERPLGRILSGLDPHIQRDASGRPRIDDQFRLVLDDTVQGAGGRVYVQNAERHTHGVGAPDLGLAAWRSATILNSLTGKDPYPQPRRTAFTTFGLTPNEERAPQGHTGPGERALVELQDDLDRR
- a CDS encoding bifunctional metallophosphatase/5'-nucleotidase, which encodes MSLNRRSFLGKSAATGAGVALAGGAVAPSAEAATGAPGRGKPRKRYAFTVMGTTDLHGHVFNWDYYKDAEYKDAAGNAQGLSRISTLVSRIREEEGRGNTLLIDAGDTIQGTPLTYYFARVDPITAANGPVHPMAQAMNAIGYDAAALGNHEFNYGIDTLRKFESQLRFPLLGANAVDAKTEKPAFAPYVIRTLRTPHGKDVKVAVLGLTNPGIAIWDKAYVQGKLKFPGLEEQAAKWVPKLRSMGADVVIVSAHSGASGTSSWGDQLPYVENAAARVAAKVPGIDAILVGHAHVEIEQQVVTNEETGRPVVLAEPLCYAERLARFDFELEWVKGRWTVASVTSKLLNSNTVPDDPAITKLLAAQHALVVKYVNQVVGSAKVELTTVDARYKDAPIIDLINKVQADVVTEALKSTEYASLPVLSQASPFSRTSAIPAGEVTIRDLSSLYVYDNTLVAKLMTGAQLRAYLEFSAEYFVQTAPDAPVDVEKLTNAGNRPDYNYDYVSGLSYDIDIAQPAGSRIKNLKFGGKDLDDAAKFVFAVNNYRANGGGAFPHVANAQELWSESTEIRTRIAEWVTAKGVLDPADFASVDWRLTRAGTPVFAQ